The DNA segment GCTTTGCGATGCTCTCCCATGAGGCCTACTTGCCACAAGGTAGGGCTAGGTTGCTCACCATGGATCCCGAAGCCACTCACCTCCCTTCGCTGTGCCTGCTCTTGCTCCACAGGGACAAGTCTGGGCTATGGAGATGGAGGTCTTCCAGGTTCTAAGAAGTCAGTTGATTTGCTTTACCATGGGATGTAATTGGATTTGAAAGCTGCCTTTGAGACACCAAGGTGTCAGGACTGGTGTGCAAAATAACATGCACCCCTAGCCACCACATGGCCTTGCCTCATCTCACTTCTGCACACTACAGGAGGATTTTGTCATCCTTTAGGGCATCGGTCAGTTCTTTCGGGACACATAAATAAGAGTCACAAGAAGCATGCCTGGAAGACCCTATTACCGTGGTCACCCTATTCATTCTCCCTCTGTAGCCTTGCTGCGTTTCTTACCAACCTCCATAGCCTGACCCCTAACATATGACCCCTATACCTAGAGAGCACCCACCCACAGCTCCTCCATGCAACCTCCTGCACTCACCTACACAGGGTACCCCACTGTGGCCTGTAGTGGACTCAATAGGAGGGACTTCAATCCTGCTTCTAATGCTGCTTGTGAACCCCAAGCCACAAACCACTCTGCCACTCCATGGGCCTCAGGGTGCCCAATGTAGAAACCATGCCCAGGAACTACCCAGGCTAGGCTTGGTGCCTCCATTCATTCCGGGTGCACAGGGCTCTGGACTGGTGAGGATACCTTTCATTCTGGCTACACAGTTCAGAGAAGACCCCCAGTTCGACTTGTTCCCACGACCAATCTACAGGGGACAGAGGCTCAGGAGGCTCTCAGAACATCAGACCCTTCACAATCTGGGAACCGGGAAGgggagtaacaatcgaaatgtgaataagaaatactcaagttaataaagatggggaaaaaaaagtaatacccaagttaataaacgtggaaaaaaatctttaatggtCAACTTTTATGCCCTGTCTGATTCTTGACCTTCACATTGAGAAGAgctcataagtgtgtgtgtgtgtgtatgtgtgtgtgtgtgtgtgtgtctgcgtgtctgcgtgtctgtgtgtctgtgtgtctgtgagtgtgtaagtTGAAACTTGACACACAATTCCTTTATCCTTTCAATCCTATATATTACGAGAAatcatttccaaatattaaaCATAAAAAAGGTATAGATCAATTATTGAATTTGGATATGCTTAAGTGATAGATGTGTGTGGTTAACTACCCATGTAATCTTATCAACCAGACTAAGGGAGACACTAGGggaggaggatttctgtgagtttaagaagAGTCTAACTATACTCCACAATGATTTTCAGACGATCCTGGGTTACAAACAAATGAGGCCCTGTCTATTccataaaggaaaaacaaagacaaaccatTGAGGAGCAAATCTTATAGCCTGAGGCTCCTCTTATTATTCTTCAAAGCATTTCATTTCCCTGAATGTATAGCCTTAGGAGCCATCTGCAAGCACTTTCCATCTCCACTCAATGCCTTTGTGAGTTTTTATTAAATGCTTACCAGATAGGTACAGTTAATGTGCTTAAGGAACGGGACTCTCTGATTTCTTACTATCTTGTCCTCTGAGTGGGGATTTTATGTAGAAGATGACACTACTTATCACActgcaggggacctacagcccgCAAGTCTTTGtgtaaaaatcacaaaaaaaaaaaaggctgtcttttGCCCTGACTAGATCCGGCACCGTAGCGCCCCAAGATATCCTGTacatatcttcatctcagtcagcaaaggctGTCACACTGGCCCACGTTGTTTTCATCAGTAGTTCCCTCTTGGGGAAACCAAGAACAAGTATCGTCAATGAATATAAAGAATTGAGCAAGATCCTTCTTCCTAACCCGAGTTCTTTGTGCCTTGAGGGACTCCTTGAGACCCTTTAAAACTACGCTGTGTTTACTCAATGCCTGTCCCATAACTGCATTTCTTAATCTTACCTTACAAGGATCGCACTCACAGTGGGAGCCCTTGGCAATCACAATGCAGATCTTCTCTCCCGACCCCTGGGAAGTGTTGATCCTGTGTGAGGGGGACATCCATGGGCAAGAAACGTTCATACAGATCCCCCAACCAAGCCCCACATCTGGACACGAGTTGTCCCATCCTGTGGGGTAGTGGGGGTGCAGCAGAGACCTGGAGAGGGGGCAAAGAATGGGGACCAGAAGGCCCAAGGAAGGAGAGCAAGTCAAttgtctgatcaagctctcaaactttatttcagGACAGTGGCTTATAAAGACAGGCAAGCGGGAAGGCCATGACAGGCCCCAGATCAAATCATCACTGTCACCACCATCCCATTACCCATAAACTGTCAATTGAGGGTGTACTGATGAGAACAGACAACTGGGTGGCTTTGCCAGAGTGCAGGCTGTAAAAGTGATAAAAAGAGATGAATGGTTTCCGGGAGACAAAAGGCTGTAAACATGAGCCTGAGAAAATAGCTGAGACAGAGTGTGCTTGGCTCCCggcaaacacatgcaaacacactcaTAACAaacttacaacacacacacactgatactgatacatgcacatacacacacacacagacacacagacacacgcatgcacacacactcatgcacacacacacatacacacacacacacacattatgctACTATATGTTCATaagtttgttttttcatttaaattctgaaaagcatccaggaaacaggaacacaggctGAGAGGTGTGGTCGTGCAATTAGGCAAGAAGAGTTGACTAATGGGAGCAGCACAGGGAAGGCCAAGTGGGAAGAGTAAGGGGAACCATCACAGGCCCACAAGTAAGAGGTGCTGAGGTCAAGTTTTCTCACTTTTGCCTTGACTTTGACCGTGCTCTTGTGAGAAGGGTCATCTCCTGGAGCTGGGAACAGGAGAGACAGATGTAAAGAGACGAGTGTACACAGTTACAGGGAAGGATAAGACAGGCTCCTGAAATGGTGTCAGCCATGGGGATGGACGGGGATGAGGAAGAAGGCGTGGGTAGCAGATGTCTCTCTGGTACTCATCAGCTTCAGGGGAAGGAATGGATGAGGTGAGGAGGAAGGACAGCCTAGGAGAGACTTTTATCCTGGCCAGAAACATGATTCTATCCTAAGTCTCTACCTTCCCTGCCTTCAATGCCATAAcgggggtgggtggataggtgggtgagTTTGTGTGCctggatgtgtgtctgtgtctgagtgtttctgtgtgtctgtctgtctggtgtgtatgtgtgtgtgtttctgtgtgtgtatgtgtatctgtgtataagtgtatttatgtgtgtgtccgtgtgtgtatatgtgatattgacttctctgtgtgtgtatgtgtgtgtctgtgtgtatttgtgtgtggcactgtgtgcatttttgtgtgtgtttgtgtgtatgagtttgtgtttgtgtctctgtgtataagcgtgtatgcttgtgtgtatgtgcctgcataTGTATGTGCGATGTTCAGTcttgtgagtgtttatgtgtgtgtgtgtctgtctgtctgtcttctgtatgtatgtgtgtaatgttcACTTGTGTGTAGTTGAGCAATTCCCAAGCACAACTCTGAAGTTCAGGGCTCAAACTTGGGCGTCTCTAGAGGAGAAATACCTGAACACATGGAATAGAGGGCTATGAATGGAAAGGAAAAGGCTCCAGCCACACAGTAGACCTGGGAGGAGCGTCAAGTATTCCCTGCTGTGTCCAAACGGAAAGCTCATATACCCCTGGATTTCTCCAAGTTCTCAACCTGAAAATGATCCTAATAACCTCTGCCTTGCAGGGTCTCTGGAAGACGATAGTGAAAGATCCTTTCTATGATCTCACATAgtggccacatacacacatgaatgtcTTCCCTCCTTGGAGACCCCCATTCACAACACTGCTGGCATGGGGAACTTCCAGAAATCTCTGCAAGCTCTTCTGAAACACAGTCTATTACCTGCAACTCTTTAAGTTTGGGGACCCAGGAGGAATTCCTGGGAGGTCCCTGCAACTCCTCTCCCGTCTATAAACATGGACATCACACAAATTTGCATCAACCAGAAAGCTTTATTAGACTATCACCATGAGGGGTAAGGGAGACAGTTGGGGACCACATTAAGAAAACAGGGTCCTGCCCCAAGAGGCCAGGATGAGAGGCTGGTGAGGGTCAGGAGGCGCTGGGCAAACCGGATTAGTACCCGGAACTCTGACTTTGGCTCTGGCTGAAGCTGGTTGAGCCTTGCTCCTTGAGGATGGACCGGGGCTGCCGGGAGGATGAGGAGAAGactgaaaaagagaaacaaaagtgtGAGGTGGATTGTGGGACATAAGCAAGCTGCCAAGGAGGGAACTGGATTGCCAGGACTCTGGGAGGAGGGCCTCAGCCCCGACCCTACAGAGTCAAGCTGTTGTCCCAGGAACCTTACCTTCTCCAGAAGAATAGGACTGCCCAGAGGAGTGCTGTGAGGAGGAGCTgctgggatgggggtgggtgagAAGAAACACAATCATTAGATGTGCAGAAAGCAGCAGAGGAAGAGGTACGGTGAGCAGGGACTAAGGGCCAACTCACTGGACATTCTCGCCATCCAGCAGACGGCGGTAGGTGGCGATCTCCTGCTCCAGCCGAGTCTTCACATCCAACAAGATGTTGTACTCCTGGCTCTGCTGCTCCATCTCGCAGCGCAGCTGAGCCAGCTGCTCCTCCAGGCTGCCGATCAAACCCTGGATCTGGGACAGCTGCACGCAGTATCTGCCTTTGGTCTCTTCTAGGCTGTTCTCCAAGGATGCTTTCTGTGAGTGAAGAAAGTACGGGGGTGATGATCAATAGCGATGGTGTCCTCTGTCTCTGCTGGCCCCTGGGACATATTTTAGATAGGTCCGTGGATCTTGACCCCAACTGGAGCAGTAATTAGAAAAGATTTATTGGAAAAATATTTCCCATACTTTCTGACTTTATTTTCTCTATCTGTATAATGGGTACCACGGTGCCGCCAGTCTCCTGCCCTGGTGACCCCTGAGGGAAGGGGACTACTGGACTGCACTAGGACCAGATTCTTCATACCATGCTGAGCTGGGACTGCAGTTCGATCTCCAGGCCCTGGAACACCCTGCGGAGCTCAGACACCTCGCTGCGGCCGCTCTGTATCAGCTCATGGTTAGAAGCCACCTCTTGGTTCAGCTCCTCGGTCTgagacagaagacaggaaaggggGTGAGACTCTGCACAGCCTCCGTGGCCAGAAGTCACAGAGGAAGCGGGTCCCCACCTTGCTCTGGAACCAGGCCTCCACATCTCTGCGGTTCTTCTCTGCCATCTGCTCATACTGGTCCCTCATCTCGTTCAGGATGCGGCTCAGGTCCACACCAGGAGCTGCGTCCATCTCCACGTTGACGTCCCCACCAGTCTGACCCCTCAAGGCAAGCATCTCCTGCAAAGGTCATGAGGGTTGGTCACTTCTCCTAGGGACCTCACCACACTGCCTTGCATCTCCCAAACCCAGCAGCAGCCCCACCTCCTCGTGATTCTTCTTCAGGTAGGCCAGCTCCTCCCTGAGACTCTCGATCTGCATCTCCAGGTCTGCCCTGGACATAGTCAGTTCATCCAGCACACGGCGAAGGTTGTTGATGTCACTTTCCACTAACTGACGCAAGGACGTCTCATTATCATACCTGGGAAAGAAAGGTTACAGTGACAGATGGACAACCCTACTCTTTtgtccttccctctgccctctgccctctgccctctgccctctgccctctgccctctgcctactgccctctgccctctgccctctgccctctgccctctgccctctgcctactgccctctgccctctgccctctgccctctgccctctgccctctgcct comes from the Rattus norvegicus strain BN/NHsdMcwi chromosome 10, GRCr8, whole genome shotgun sequence genome and includes:
- the Krt16 gene encoding keratin, type I cytoskeletal 16 yields the protein MATCSRQFTSSSSMKSSCGIGGGSSRMSSVLAGGSCRAPSTYGGMSVTSSRFSSGAACGIGGGYSGGFSSSSFGGGFGGGLGGGFGGGLGGGFGGGLGDGLLVGSEKVTMQNLNDRLATYLDKVRALEEANSDLEVKIRDWYQRQRPTEIKDYTPFFRTIEDLQSKIVRAKQENAQSVLQIDNARLAANDFRTKYDNETSLRQLVESDINNLRRVLDELTMSRADLEMQIESLREELAYLKKNHEEEMLALRGQTGGDVNVEMDAAPGVDLSRILNEMRDQYEQMAEKNRRDVEAWFQSKTEELNQEVASNHELIQSGRSEVSELRRVFQGLEIELQSQLSMKASLENSLEETKGRYCVQLSQIQGLIGSLEEQLAQLRCEMEQQSQEYNILLDVKTRLEQEIATYRRLLDGENVHSSSSQHSSGQSYSSGEVFSSSSRQPRSILKEQGSTSFSQSQSQSSGY
- the Krt16 gene encoding keratin, type I cytoskeletal 16 isoform X1 codes for the protein MATCSRQFTSSSSMKSSCGIGGGSSRMSSVLAGGSCRAPSTYGGMSVTSSRFSSGAACGIGGGYSGGFSSSSFGGGFGGGLGGGFGGGLGGGFGGGLGDGLLVGSEKVTMQNLNDRLATYLDKVRALEEANSDLEVKIRDWYQRQRPTEIKDYTPFFRTIEDLQSKIVRAKQENAQSVLQIDNARLAANDFRTKYDNETSLRQLVESDINNLRRVLDELTMSRADLEMQIESLREELAYLKKNHEEEMLALRGQTGGDVNVEMDAAPGVDLSRILNEMRDQYEQMAEKNRRDVEAWFQSKTEELNQEVASNHELIQSGRSEVSELRRVFQGLEIELQSQLSMKASLENSLEETKGRYCVQLSQIQGLIGSLEEQLAQLRCEMEQQSQEYNILLDVKTRLEQEIATYRRLLDGENVHSSSQHSSGQSYSSGEVFSSSSRQPRSILKEQGSTSFSQSQSQSSGY